In the Streptomyces spororaveus genome, CCCGCCGTGCCCGACCGTCCCTCCCCGCTCGTGGCCGCCACCGGGGTCGTGCTGGACACCCGGGGCCGGGTCCTCGTACTGACCGGCCCGGGCCGGACGGAGCCGGAGCTTCCGGGAGGCCCCGTCCGGGACACCGAGACCCCGGAGGAAGGTCTGGCCCGCGCGCTCCGGGAGGGGCTGAAGCTCACTCCGGCGACGGGCCGGCTGCTGGCCGTGGACTCCCGGCCGCCCGGCCCGCTCGGCCGCTCCCAGATCGTGCACGTCCACCTCGTCGGCCCGCTCGCGGCCCCGGAGGCCGCGGCGGTCTCCCTGCCCGGCGGCGACACCGCCGAGGCGCGCTGGCTCCCGCCGGAGGAGGCGTGTGCGCTGCTGCCCGCCCGGACCGCGCCCCGGCTGCGCGCCGCCCTGGCCGCCCTGCACACCGGATCCTTCGCGCACCTCGTGGACGGTGTGCCCCAGCCGGGCTCCCCGGCCGGCCTGGACCCCGCCCGGCGCCTCGCCCTGGAGCACTCGGGCACCCTCGACCCGGCGAGCCACCGGGCCAGCCGCCCCAAGGCGGTGACCGCGGCGAGCGTGCTGTTCACCGGCCCGGACGGCCGGATCCTGCTGGTGCAGCCCGCGTACGGCAGGTCCGACCGGTGGAACCTGCCCGGCGGCGGCATCGACAGCGACCTCGGGGAGATCCCGCGCGCGGCCGCCCGGCGGGAGGTCGAGGAGGAGCTCGGCCTGGACATCGCCCCGGGCCGGCTGCTCGCCGTGAACTGGTCCCACAAGCCGGGCCGTCCGGCCCGGATCCGCTTCCTCTACGACGGCGGCGTCCTCGACGCCCCCGCGCTCGCCCGGATCCGGCTGGACCCGACCGAGCTGCTCCAGTGGCGCACCGTCGCCCCGGCGGACCTGCCCGGCCTGGTCAAACCCGCCCTGCGGCGCCAGATCACCGCCTGCCTGACCGCCCGTGCCACGGGTACCGGCCCGCTCGAACTCCATGCGGGCCGCCGCCCCTGACCGGCGGTCCGGCCGCCGCGCCGGGCCGCCGCGCCGGGCCGCGGCGGCGGGGTTACCGTCGGCGGCATGGACGGTGATCGCCGACGGTGGCTCCAGTGCTCGCTCGCCGGGGCGGTGTTCGCCGTGTGCATGGCCGGCACCACGCTGCCGACCCCTCTGTACGGGCTCTACCAGGAGAAGTTCGGGTTCTCCGAGCTGGTGGTGACCGTCGTGTACGCCGTGTACGCCTTCGGGGTGATCGGCGTACTGCTGCTGGCGGGCAACGCCTCGGACACGGTCGGCAGGCGGCCCGTGCTGCTGGCCGGTCTGGCCTTCTCGGCGGCCAGCGCCGTCTGCTTCCTGTGCGCCACCGGACTCGGCTGGCTGTACGCGGGCCGGCTGATGTCGGGGCTGTCCGCCGGCCTGTTCACCGGGGCCGCCACGGCCTACGTGATGGAGCTGGCGCCGGCCGACGGCGCCTCGCGGGCCACGTTCGTGGCGACGGCCGCCAACATGGGCGGGCTGGGCTGCGGCCCGCTGCTCGCCGGAGTGCTCGCGCAGTACGCGCCCTGGCCGCTGTACCTGCCGTTCGCCGTGCACCTCGCGCTGGTGGCCGTGTCGGCCGTCGTCCTCGCGCGGCTCCCCGAGACCGTGCGGGACCGGCGGCCGCT is a window encoding:
- a CDS encoding NUDIX hydrolase translates to MPDRPSPLVAATGVVLDTRGRVLVLTGPGRTEPELPGGPVRDTETPEEGLARALREGLKLTPATGRLLAVDSRPPGPLGRSQIVHVHLVGPLAAPEAAAVSLPGGDTAEARWLPPEEACALLPARTAPRLRAALAALHTGSFAHLVDGVPQPGSPAGLDPARRLALEHSGTLDPASHRASRPKAVTAASVLFTGPDGRILLVQPAYGRSDRWNLPGGGIDSDLGEIPRAAARREVEEELGLDIAPGRLLAVNWSHKPGRPARIRFLYDGGVLDAPALARIRLDPTELLQWRTVAPADLPGLVKPALRRQITACLTARATGTGPLELHAGRRP